One Dictyoglomus thermophilum H-6-12 DNA window includes the following coding sequences:
- a CDS encoding glycerophosphodiester phosphodiesterase, whose amino-acid sequence MLILGHRGCAYFPENTLKSFMEALKSADGIELDVQKTKDGVLVVSHDENLLRLTGIDKDIRKSNFDEIKDIKIQGEKIATLEEVLEIIESTGKFLDIEVKNPEDFKDVHQVLKRFKLKEYIISSFWHENLYQLKKENPHIKIAFLYVHQPTKSELESYLKKSDFLKPNFLYINEIYEEYYQRLIAWTVNDVEKARFFKNKGIFALISDFPDKILEGLKEEKSMFFSNPYLSYFIQMIDRNSIKRDEKTFSFEAINYVMPLHIEEINIEGGKIETNKNIPFLWNQGERIRFTITIEDDPKIKIRVREIGEVSFSLKDIQKALV is encoded by the coding sequence ATGCTCATTCTTGGACATAGAGGTTGTGCCTATTTTCCAGAAAATACTCTAAAAAGTTTCATGGAAGCCCTCAAATCTGCTGATGGGATTGAACTTGATGTGCAAAAAACAAAGGATGGAGTTTTAGTAGTATCCCATGATGAGAATCTATTAAGACTCACTGGTATTGATAAAGACATAAGAAAATCAAATTTTGACGAGATAAAAGATATAAAAATACAGGGAGAAAAAATTGCTACCTTAGAGGAAGTTCTTGAGATAATAGAAAGTACTGGAAAATTTTTAGATATAGAAGTAAAAAACCCTGAGGATTTTAAAGATGTACATCAAGTATTAAAAAGATTTAAATTAAAGGAGTATATTATTTCCTCCTTTTGGCATGAGAACCTCTATCAACTAAAAAAGGAAAATCCACATATAAAAATTGCCTTTCTTTATGTACATCAACCTACAAAATCTGAACTTGAAAGCTATTTAAAGAAATCCGATTTTCTAAAACCAAATTTCCTTTATATCAATGAAATATACGAAGAATATTATCAGCGCCTCATAGCATGGACAGTAAATGACGTTGAAAAGGCAAGATTCTTTAAAAATAAAGGAATATTTGCTTTAATCTCAGATTTTCCCGACAAAATCCTTGAAGGATTAAAGGAGGAGAAAAGTATGTTCTTTTCAAACCCCTATTTATCTTACTTTATTCAGATGATAGATAGAAACTCTATAAAAAGAGATGAAAAAACCTTCTCATTTGAAGCTATAAACTATGTTATGCCCCTCCACATTGAGGAGATAAATATCGAAGGAGGAAAAATTGAAACAAATAAGAACATACCCTTTTTATGGAATCAAGGAGAAAGGATTAGATTTACAATAACCATAGAAGATGATCCTAAGATAAAGATAAGAGTAAGAGAAATCGGAGAAGTCTCCTTTTCCTTGAAAGATATTCAAAAAGCTCTTGTATAA
- a CDS encoding N-glycosylase/DNA lyase, whose translation MYKYRSAFEKIKSIEEIAYPLVERRIREFEALGKYGDELDLFSELSFCVLTANWSAERGIKAQESIGKANFAKLSFEELLEKLKEVGHRYPISRARFIVENRRLIGRLRSIWEKPSREARKILVGEAKGIGWKEASHFLRNTGKLDLAILDKHILRFLFNEGIIKEMPKGWTQRKYEEIEEKFVELSSLLEKTPGEVDLYIWFLLKGKVEK comes from the coding sequence ATGTACAAGTATAGATCTGCCTTTGAAAAAATAAAGAGTATAGAAGAGATTGCTTATCCTCTTGTGGAGAGGAGAATAAGGGAATTTGAAGCTTTGGGTAAATATGGTGATGAATTAGATCTTTTTTCAGAGCTTTCCTTTTGTGTTCTTACTGCTAATTGGTCTGCTGAGAGGGGTATAAAGGCTCAGGAATCTATAGGAAAGGCAAATTTTGCAAAGCTGTCTTTTGAGGAATTATTGGAAAAATTAAAGGAGGTAGGGCATCGATATCCTATTAGCAGGGCAAGATTTATTGTAGAAAATAGAAGGCTTATTGGTAGATTAAGAAGTATATGGGAAAAGCCGAGTAGAGAAGCAAGGAAGATATTAGTAGGAGAAGCAAAGGGAATAGGCTGGAAGGAAGCAAGTCATTTTCTAAGAAATACAGGAAAATTAGATTTGGCTATCCTTGATAAACATATATTGCGATTTCTTTTTAACGAGGGAATTATAAAGGAGATGCCTAAAGGTTGGACCCAGAGAAAATATGAGGAAATAGAAGAAAAATTTGTAGAGCTTTCTTCTCTTCTTGAAAAAACCCCAGGAGAAGTTGATCTTTATATTTGGTTTCTCCTAAAGGGTAAAGTTGAAAAGTAG
- the sfsA gene encoding DNA/RNA nuclease SfsA produces the protein MNFEGLEKAEVIKREKRFRLYVSFKGEEILTYLPNPGRLQGIIYPSATVYIRKRENEKRKTFYEAILGVQNGVLVSLNASLANKIFEENLFRFPVKIKEFRREFNYHGKRYDFLINNKILVEVKSVTLVEKGVGMFPDAPTIRGSEHLEFMKDWLFEKWVVFVVQREDAKIVKPHRDLDERFYRATQIFKRSGGIFWAFTCYVTHSGINFKEFIDVQV, from the coding sequence ATGAATTTTGAAGGATTAGAGAAAGCTGAAGTTATAAAAAGGGAAAAAAGATTTAGGTTATACGTAAGTTTTAAAGGAGAGGAGATATTAACTTATTTACCTAATCCAGGAAGGCTTCAGGGTATAATATATCCTTCTGCCACAGTGTATATAAGGAAAAGGGAAAATGAGAAAAGAAAAACCTTTTATGAGGCAATATTAGGCGTTCAAAATGGAGTATTGGTCTCTTTAAATGCTAGTCTTGCTAATAAGATTTTTGAAGAAAATCTTTTTCGTTTTCCTGTAAAAATAAAGGAATTTAGGAGAGAATTTAATTACCATGGTAAGAGATATGATTTTTTAATAAACAATAAAATTCTTGTGGAGGTAAAATCCGTTACCCTTGTAGAAAAGGGAGTAGGGATGTTTCCAGATGCACCTACAATAAGAGGCTCGGAGCATTTAGAGTTTATGAAAGATTGGCTTTTTGAAAAATGGGTGGTATTTGTTGTTCAGAGAGAGGATGCTAAGATAGTTAAGCCCCATAGGGATTTAGATGAAAGATTCTATCGAGCTACACAGATTTTTAAGAGAAGCGGTGGGATATTTTGGGCCTTTACCTGTTATGTAACTCACTCTGGTATAAATTTCAAAGAGTTCATAGATGTACAAGTATAG